A region from the Kineothrix sp. IPX-CK genome encodes:
- a CDS encoding zinc-dependent alcohol dehydrogenase — translation MKFRRAMLIEPYKFDIFEVDEEPGPGQVLLKITGCGLCNWEVGFFRGELNFQGYPHKLGHEFSGEVVALGPGCSKLKIGDKVSALDRGFGGFAEYRVTSELVCEKLEDHIDPRYAMGEPQKCIVTVIRATKPEFGDYGVVQGCGPMGMWCIQGMAGNLLAGLIAVDIDDEKLAMAKNFGATHTINSKTENVVEKIKEITKGHMADFVIEGTGVPALLNSAQDMLKAGRGSRLVLMSSHHDVCKEFDFRKAVDRGLQIIAAHPPFSENEKDDFERAVNMINKGIFKNEEIITHEFSLDEIQKAFETLNQKPADFMKGIVLPQKK, via the coding sequence ATGAAGTTTCGCCGAGCAATGCTTATAGAACCATACAAGTTTGATATTTTTGAGGTGGATGAAGAACCGGGTCCGGGACAAGTCCTTCTGAAAATTACGGGATGCGGATTATGTAATTGGGAGGTTGGATTCTTCCGTGGAGAATTGAATTTCCAAGGGTATCCGCATAAGCTGGGACATGAATTTTCCGGAGAGGTGGTTGCCCTCGGTCCGGGATGTTCAAAGCTTAAGATCGGAGATAAGGTCAGTGCGTTGGACCGGGGCTTTGGCGGCTTTGCCGAATACAGAGTAACGAGCGAACTGGTATGTGAAAAGCTGGAGGATCATATCGATCCTCGGTATGCAATGGGAGAACCCCAGAAGTGCATTGTTACCGTTATACGTGCCACAAAACCGGAATTTGGTGATTATGGTGTCGTGCAAGGCTGCGGGCCGATGGGAATGTGGTGCATACAAGGGATGGCCGGTAATCTTCTGGCAGGCTTGATCGCTGTGGATATTGATGATGAGAAGCTTGCCATGGCTAAAAATTTTGGAGCGACCCATACGATTAACAGTAAGACAGAAAATGTTGTGGAAAAGATAAAAGAAATTACGAAGGGACATATGGCAGACTTTGTGATAGAAGGAACCGGAGTACCCGCTTTACTCAATTCGGCACAGGACATGTTAAAGGCAGGACGAGGAAGCAGGCTCGTGTTGATGAGCAGCCACCATGACGTATGTAAGGAATTTGATTTTCGTAAAGCGGTCGATCGGGGATTGCAGATTATCGCTGCTCATCCGCCGTTTTCGGAGAATGAAAAAGATGATTTTGAAAGAGCAGTCAATATGATCAACAAAGGTATTTTCAAGAATGAAGAAATCATTACACACGAATTTTCGTTGGATGAAATTCAAAAGGCATTTGAAACATTGAATCAAAAGCCGGCAGACTTTATGAAGGGGATCGTTTTGCCGCAGAAGAAATGA
- a CDS encoding alpha/beta hydrolase encodes MKSEVFALLEGSDATLTTYILDNEEYGRKDTVKPAMLISPGGGYTEVSQNEGEPVALAFAAEGYHAFVLKYSVKIEHPFPQALMELAAAMKLIRSHAKEWLIDPEHISVAGFSAGGHLAASLGECYFEPFLTEALRCSAEDIKPNSLVLGYPAFSLNPVREGEEMPQYLIDLIEQGLMMDFRGPNIRQILTGKLDYTEAELERVNLLEHVSSKMPPLFIFGCFADMVIPVNDWLAMANLCKEKNVPCELHIYANGCHGQGLYKKHCSDENAWAGNHMDKWFENALLWLEEIK; translated from the coding sequence ATGAAATCTGAGGTATTTGCATTATTAGAGGGCTCTGATGCAACATTGACGACATATATTCTGGATAATGAGGAATACGGAAGGAAAGATACGGTCAAGCCTGCAATGCTCATAAGTCCGGGCGGCGGATACACAGAAGTTTCTCAAAACGAGGGTGAGCCGGTCGCTCTTGCCTTTGCGGCAGAAGGGTACCATGCCTTTGTATTGAAGTATTCCGTGAAAATAGAACATCCATTTCCGCAGGCCTTGATGGAGCTGGCGGCGGCAATGAAACTGATCCGGTCACATGCAAAAGAATGGCTCATTGATCCGGAACATATCTCTGTTGCAGGATTTTCTGCAGGCGGACATCTTGCGGCCAGTTTGGGAGAATGCTATTTTGAACCATTTTTGACAGAGGCATTAAGGTGCTCGGCGGAAGATATTAAACCGAACTCCTTAGTGTTAGGGTATCCGGCTTTTAGTCTGAATCCGGTGCGTGAGGGAGAGGAAATGCCGCAATATTTGATCGATCTCATTGAACAGGGGTTGATGATGGATTTTAGAGGTCCTAATATCCGCCAGATTTTGACGGGAAAGCTGGATTATACGGAAGCGGAATTGGAAAGGGTTAATTTATTAGAGCATGTCTCCTCCAAGATGCCGCCGCTTTTCATTTTCGGATGTTTTGCGGATATGGTGATTCCTGTCAATGATTGGCTGGCGATGGCAAACTTATGCAAAGAGAAAAATGTACCATGTGAGCTGCACATTTATGCAAATGGCTGTCATGGACAGGGATTATATAAAAAGCATTGTTCAGATGAGAATGCATGGGCAGGAAATCATATGGATAAATGGTTTGAAAATGCATTACTATGGCTGGAGGAAATTAAATGA
- a CDS encoding ABC transporter permease → MKKENKSPAVFIRGNRNAIVCYGSLILVIALFTVLTEGKILSLYNLKSLVGQMSTLMIISVGMIFMFGHGTVDITSGAVGGLCTLAITVVLNKTESVPAALIAAIMISVLLYWFCWFVTAKFGLMSIISSLAVMFIARGLVTYLLSLNDGRINIQNYNLIAPFKSNFLIPLGTMILIAILGIILFNYTKLGKYVRAIGDNPLCAEQSGANVTRIKFWCYTIAGFCVGTGSIFLLARAGNVSKNIGSGLEMDVMVAVILGGMNLNGGAKSRISAAIAGTITYALLSNGLTIAGVSQVYISLIKSLIFICIIGMTLRQKKSIAEMPR, encoded by the coding sequence ATGAAAAAAGAAAATAAATCTCCGGCTGTATTTATACGGGGTAACAGAAATGCCATTGTCTGTTATGGAAGCCTGATTCTGGTCATTGCCCTTTTTACAGTGCTGACAGAAGGAAAAATCCTATCTTTATATAATTTAAAGAGTCTGGTTGGACAGATGAGTACTTTAATGATCATATCGGTAGGGATGATCTTCATGTTCGGCCACGGAACGGTAGACATTACCTCCGGTGCAGTAGGAGGGTTATGTACTCTGGCGATTACAGTTGTACTTAATAAAACAGAATCCGTTCCCGCGGCTCTTATTGCTGCGATTATGATATCGGTTCTATTGTATTGGTTTTGCTGGTTCGTAACTGCTAAGTTCGGATTGATGAGTATCATTTCTTCATTGGCAGTCATGTTTATTGCCAGAGGACTTGTTACTTACCTGTTATCGTTAAATGACGGGCGGATCAATATTCAAAATTATAATCTGATAGCACCATTTAAAAGTAACTTTTTGATTCCATTAGGTACTATGATTCTCATAGCTATTCTCGGAATAATACTATTTAATTATACAAAGCTGGGAAAATATGTGAGAGCGATAGGAGACAATCCCCTGTGTGCAGAGCAGAGCGGAGCAAATGTAACAAGAATTAAATTCTGGTGCTATACGATTGCTGGATTCTGTGTAGGGACCGGGAGCATCTTTCTGCTGGCAAGGGCTGGAAATGTGAGCAAAAATATCGGTTCCGGATTAGAAATGGATGTAATGGTTGCGGTGATTCTGGGAGGGATGAATCTGAACGGAGGTGCCAAGAGCCGCATAAGTGCTGCTATTGCGGGAACAATTACGTATGCTTTGCTATCCAACGGTCTGACAATTGCCGGGGTTTCTCAAGTATATATTTCTCTTATAAAGAGCCTCATATTTATTTGCATTATCGGAATGACTCTGAGACAGAAAAAATCAATTGCGGAAATGCCGAGATAA
- a CDS encoding glycoside hydrolase family 3 protein has product MIDLKSNPFYLDDDAIVWVEDTLSHMTTEEKAGQLFCVLIKKGNQETVDYVNNILKPGGFMYRVMPVHDAIWTSETLRKGCKVPPLIAANIEKGGNGIVEEGTCVGAPMEIAATDDVEMASKMAEVCGREAAAVGANWAFAPIVDIDNNFRNPITNTRTFGSDPERVKAMGNAYIRKIQKLGMAAAAKHFPGDGQDERDQHLVTSINDCDCDTWMQTYGSIYKSAIAEGVKSIMVGHIMQPAWTRRLNPHIREEEIMPGTLSPELLQGLLRDILGFNGLICTDATTMAGYMLAMGRRRAVPESIARGCDMFLFARNLKEDYRFMLDGIKKGIITSKRLDEAVTRILAMKASLGLHKKAEELDEEKAKKIIGCNLHQEWAKECADQAITLVKEENGVLPITPEKYPRILLYSVEPSGEGTSIYKVNPASRRIKEMLLSEGFLVDDFVPQEYGEGFTTCYEEVIQSYDLMLYIANLATKSNQTVVRIEWKQPMGADCGLYLNDVPTVFVSLENPYHLLDFPRVKTYINCYSGNDHVLKALIEKLAGKSEFCGKSPIDPFCGKWDAKL; this is encoded by the coding sequence ATGATAGATTTAAAATCAAACCCGTTTTATCTTGATGACGATGCGATTGTCTGGGTAGAGGATACTCTTTCACATATGACGACGGAGGAAAAGGCAGGACAACTATTTTGCGTATTGATAAAAAAAGGAAACCAAGAAACGGTAGATTATGTAAATAATATTTTGAAGCCGGGCGGTTTTATGTATCGTGTAATGCCGGTACATGATGCAATCTGGACAAGTGAGACTTTAAGGAAGGGGTGTAAAGTTCCGCCCCTGATCGCTGCAAATATTGAGAAAGGAGGGAATGGGATTGTAGAAGAAGGAACCTGCGTAGGAGCGCCTATGGAAATCGCGGCAACAGACGATGTGGAAATGGCATCGAAAATGGCCGAGGTATGCGGGAGAGAAGCGGCTGCGGTAGGTGCGAACTGGGCATTTGCCCCAATTGTAGATATCGATAATAATTTTCGAAATCCTATCACAAATACACGTACCTTCGGCTCCGACCCCGAACGGGTGAAGGCCATGGGAAACGCTTATATTCGTAAGATTCAGAAACTGGGGATGGCAGCGGCCGCAAAGCATTTTCCGGGAGACGGACAGGACGAAAGAGATCAGCATTTGGTTACTTCTATTAATGATTGCGATTGCGATACATGGATGCAGACCTATGGAAGTATTTATAAGTCTGCAATAGCTGAGGGTGTGAAATCGATTATGGTCGGACATATTATGCAGCCGGCCTGGACCCGCAGATTAAATCCTCACATCCGGGAAGAAGAAATAATGCCGGGAACTTTGAGTCCGGAGCTGTTGCAGGGACTGTTGAGGGATATACTGGGATTTAATGGTTTGATATGTACAGATGCCACGACAATGGCGGGTTACATGCTGGCCATGGGAAGACGAAGAGCTGTGCCGGAGAGTATTGCAAGAGGATGTGATATGTTTTTATTTGCAAGAAATCTAAAGGAAGATTACAGGTTCATGCTTGACGGTATAAAAAAAGGAATCATTACGTCAAAGCGTCTGGATGAAGCCGTGACTCGAATCCTTGCAATGAAAGCAAGTCTGGGACTTCATAAAAAAGCAGAAGAATTGGATGAAGAGAAGGCAAAGAAAATCATTGGATGTAATCTTCATCAGGAATGGGCAAAAGAATGTGCCGATCAGGCGATTACGCTTGTAAAAGAGGAAAACGGTGTATTACCGATCACACCGGAGAAATATCCGAGAATTTTACTCTATTCTGTTGAGCCATCCGGGGAGGGCACTTCGATTTATAAAGTGAATCCGGCAAGCAGGAGAATAAAAGAGATGTTGCTTTCGGAAGGATTCCTTGTGGATGATTTTGTTCCGCAGGAATACGGAGAGGGATTTACAACATGCTATGAAGAAGTCATTCAAAGTTATGATTTGATGCTTTATATTGCAAATCTTGCAACAAAAAGTAATCAGACGGTCGTCAGAATTGAGTGGAAGCAACCGATGGGAGCTGATTGCGGACTGTATCTTAATGATGTGCCTACGGTGTTTGTATCGCTGGAAAATCCGTATCATCTTTTGGATTTCCCAAGGGTGAAGACATATATTAATTGTTATTCTGGAAATGACCATGTCCTTAAAGCACTAATAGAAAAACTGGCAGGAAAAAGTGAATTTTGCGGAAAAAGCCCGATAGATCCTTTTTGCGGAAAATGGGATGCTAAACTGTGA
- a CDS encoding ABC transporter permease, which yields MNISKERVKNHCMTFLFPIGMYAVFALISLLVGNQFFFTSYTLNGIFQDSVLTTVVALAIAIPLSGGRWDFGPGAIALLGAIIGCNIGMSLHLNVFGILLLCIVSCMVLAFVEGVLYVVLKVPNMIISLGIVMLYESLSGMLNNGLGANIFANDADYTTHILSVSKAPLCYILLLLVMIIVHFLLYKTKFGYDTRSLGAHAKLAVNSGVHEKKNILLTYLLVGFLLGIAAMLNACGGKIEPASNLSSTALMFSSMAPVLIGLFLAEYSNMPWGIFMGAVGMEVFSYGMNSFGVDGSLQTIVTGIVLAFIMAYINDKDKVKNFILNLFMRKELGKHEI from the coding sequence ATGAATATATCCAAAGAACGAGTAAAAAACCATTGTATGACCTTTCTTTTCCCTATAGGAATGTACGCCGTTTTTGCGTTGATCAGTCTTTTGGTCGGAAATCAGTTCTTTTTTACTTCGTATACATTAAATGGAATTTTTCAGGATAGTGTATTGACTACAGTAGTCGCATTGGCGATTGCTATTCCGCTTTCCGGCGGAAGATGGGATTTTGGTCCGGGTGCCATCGCACTATTGGGGGCGATTATTGGATGCAATATCGGGATGAGCCTCCATCTGAATGTTTTTGGAATTTTGTTGCTTTGTATTGTATCCTGTATGGTTCTGGCTTTTGTGGAAGGAGTACTATATGTAGTGCTTAAAGTTCCCAATATGATCATTTCTTTGGGAATTGTCATGTTGTATGAGTCTTTGAGCGGAATGCTCAATAATGGGCTGGGAGCAAATATTTTTGCAAATGATGCAGATTACACCACGCATATATTATCGGTTTCAAAAGCCCCATTGTGCTATATACTTCTGCTTCTGGTTATGATAATTGTACATTTTCTGCTTTATAAGACAAAGTTCGGATACGATACAAGAAGTCTTGGAGCCCATGCGAAACTGGCGGTAAATTCAGGTGTACACGAAAAGAAAAATATTCTTCTGACTTACCTGTTAGTTGGATTTTTGCTGGGAATTGCAGCAATGTTAAATGCTTGCGGAGGGAAAATCGAGCCTGCATCCAATTTAAGCTCTACAGCGCTGATGTTTTCTTCGATGGCGCCGGTCCTGATCGGTCTGTTTCTTGCAGAGTACAGTAACATGCCGTGGGGAATTTTTATGGGTGCGGTAGGTATGGAGGTATTCAGCTACGGTATGAATTCGTTTGGCGTGGACGGTTCGCTTCAGACGATAGTGACAGGTATCGTATTGGCATTTATTATGGCTTACATCAACGATAAAGATAAAGTAAAGAATTTTATTTTAAACTTATTTATGCGAAAGGAGCTGGGCAAGCATGAAATCTGA
- a CDS encoding sugar ABC transporter substrate-binding protein translates to MKRKVLNILMSAAVIASMLAGCGGTSASSPDSSSSFDSASTSDSATTSDSEAESDTAETENGETYKIGVIMYQWTDAQGANIQNYCNYLQENMNVEFQFESTFYDDDAQVSCVENLISAGCDAIISGYDTNIIAAMNTCDTAGVYYAVALDHITEDDFAGSAPGQYFLGGTKQFGGNLGGLGEKYAEAVIASGIDNIGGISFPAWAFSDAPEIYTGFQNALKTAGLTVQDLSFSSGFTAEEVKSATQTLINENSDIQAIFGMSSGLDYVYPALQDTNVKLISMGYDTSVKSLMENGSLIAAGNNNHTQAIASCVARIINALEGNSYSDAESGAYNEGSIVNGVAGYPVIGNLEALEDYETYVVAEDGSKGSVTVEELKNCIISINSEATLADLNTLTNRTVEEVKELR, encoded by the coding sequence ATGAAAAGGAAAGTATTAAACATTTTAATGTCGGCGGCTGTCATTGCTTCTATGCTTGCAGGATGCGGCGGAACTTCTGCATCTTCACCGGATAGCTCGTCTTCGTTTGACAGCGCATCTACATCCGACAGCGCAACAACGTCTGACAGTGAAGCCGAATCAGACACTGCAGAAACCGAAAACGGAGAAACCTATAAAATTGGTGTCATTATGTATCAGTGGACAGATGCGCAAGGTGCTAACATACAGAATTATTGCAACTATCTGCAAGAAAATATGAATGTGGAATTTCAGTTTGAGTCAACATTTTATGATGACGACGCGCAGGTCTCTTGTGTAGAGAATCTAATCAGCGCGGGCTGTGATGCAATCATTAGCGGATATGATACAAATATTATTGCGGCAATGAACACATGTGATACTGCAGGAGTATATTATGCAGTCGCTTTGGATCATATTACGGAAGATGATTTTGCGGGCAGTGCTCCCGGACAATATTTTCTGGGCGGAACAAAGCAGTTTGGCGGAAATCTTGGTGGCCTGGGTGAAAAATATGCGGAAGCAGTAATCGCTTCCGGAATTGATAATATTGGAGGAATTTCATTTCCTGCATGGGCATTTTCCGATGCGCCGGAAATTTATACGGGATTCCAGAATGCGTTGAAGACCGCTGGGTTAACAGTGCAGGATCTTTCATTTTCCTCCGGATTTACAGCAGAAGAGGTAAAGAGTGCAACACAGACATTAATTAATGAAAATTCAGATATACAGGCAATCTTTGGAATGAGCTCCGGTTTGGATTATGTATATCCGGCATTGCAGGATACCAATGTAAAGCTGATCTCTATGGGATATGATACCTCCGTGAAGAGCTTAATGGAAAATGGCAGCTTAATTGCGGCAGGCAACAATAATCATACTCAGGCAATTGCAAGCTGTGTTGCAAGGATAATCAACGCACTGGAAGGAAATAGCTATTCTGACGCAGAATCCGGTGCTTATAATGAAGGCAGTATCGTAAATGGCGTTGCAGGCTATCCTGTGATCGGCAATCTGGAAGCGTTAGAGGATTATGAGACTTATGTGGTGGCAGAAGATGGAAGTAAGGGAAGTGTGACAGTCGAAGAATTAAAGAACTGTATTATCTCTATCAATTCAGAAGCAACGCTTGCTGATTTGAATACGCTGACCAACCGTACGGTAGAAGAAGTAAAAGAGTTAAGATAA
- a CDS encoding sugar ABC transporter ATP-binding protein — MENKEKQVFFETQKLYKKFGEVTAVNEVSMSLHLGEIRGLIGENGSGKSTISSIISAICPVTSGEMYLFGEAYRPKDPGDARNHGISMIVQETGTIDTLSVAENIFLGDEKRFLHRGIIDRKRMIAEAKKAMENIGVTDVDVTQTIVRYSFETRKLVEVAKALYYDPTLFIIDETTTALSQNGRDIIYRIMKEQKEQGKTVLFISHDLQELMDHCDALTVLRDGIIVDTIEKAGFDENRIKHSMVGRELKGDYYRSDYDPAHEAQVMLKVSHATNEDIKDVSLKLHRGEIVGIAGLSGCGMHQLGRVIFGLDRLTEGQIQAVKEESEEMIPIRSVADALRNRIGYVSKDRDKEALVLPASIKDNLVLPALSQWDKIITPRSERKYAHQQIDSLAIKCSSMNQSVGELSGGNKQKVSFGKWIGNKSKIIVMDSPTRGVDIGVKNTMYQLIYKMKKEGYAILIISEEMPELIGMCDSILVMKDGEVKKRFDRSRELSESQIIEYMI, encoded by the coding sequence ATGGAGAATAAAGAAAAACAAGTTTTTTTTGAAACTCAAAAGTTATATAAAAAATTTGGAGAAGTAACCGCGGTTAATGAAGTGAGCATGTCACTTCATTTGGGGGAGATCCGCGGACTGATTGGAGAGAATGGATCAGGAAAATCTACGATTTCCTCCATCATTAGTGCAATCTGTCCGGTGACTTCCGGTGAAATGTATTTATTTGGAGAAGCTTATCGGCCAAAAGATCCGGGAGATGCCAGAAATCATGGAATTTCAATGATCGTACAGGAAACAGGGACGATAGATACGCTTTCGGTGGCTGAAAATATTTTTCTGGGAGATGAAAAAAGATTTTTGCATCGAGGCATTATTGACCGGAAAAGAATGATCGCAGAAGCGAAAAAAGCCATGGAAAACATAGGGGTTACGGATGTTGATGTAACACAAACCATAGTAAGGTACAGCTTTGAAACGAGAAAACTCGTCGAGGTTGCGAAAGCGCTATATTATGATCCTACGTTGTTTATTATTGACGAGACAACGACGGCGCTCTCTCAGAACGGCCGGGATATTATCTATAGGATCATGAAGGAACAAAAGGAGCAGGGGAAAACAGTTCTGTTTATCTCACATGATTTACAGGAATTGATGGATCATTGTGATGCGCTTACCGTATTACGTGACGGTATTATTGTTGATACGATTGAGAAGGCGGGATTCGATGAAAACCGTATCAAGCATTCTATGGTCGGCAGAGAGTTAAAAGGTGATTATTATCGCAGCGATTACGATCCCGCTCATGAAGCGCAGGTTATGCTGAAGGTTTCTCACGCAACCAATGAGGATATAAAAGATGTTTCTTTAAAACTGCATCGTGGAGAAATTGTCGGAATTGCCGGATTGTCGGGCTGTGGAATGCATCAGCTTGGAAGAGTGATTTTTGGACTGGACAGACTGACGGAAGGGCAAATTCAGGCCGTTAAGGAAGAGTCGGAAGAAATGATTCCTATACGCAGTGTGGCAGATGCGCTCAGGAATCGCATCGGTTATGTCTCAAAGGACCGTGATAAAGAAGCGCTGGTTCTTCCCGCATCCATTAAAGATAATCTTGTTTTACCTGCATTGTCCCAATGGGATAAGATCATAACGCCTCGATCGGAACGAAAGTATGCGCATCAGCAGATTGACAGTCTGGCAATCAAGTGCTCTTCCATGAACCAGAGTGTAGGGGAATTGTCAGGAGGTAATAAACAAAAGGTTTCTTTTGGAAAGTGGATTGGAAATAAATCGAAGATTATTGTGATGGATAGTCCGACGCGAGGTGTGGATATCGGCGTAAAAAATACAATGTATCAGTTGATTTATAAGATGAAAAAAGAGGGATATGCGATATTGATCATATCGGAAGAAATGCCGGAATTGATTGGAATGTGTGACTCCATTCTTGTGATGAAAGACGGAGAAGTAAAGAAGCGTTTTGACAGATCCAGGGAATTAAGCGAGTCCCAAATCATCGAGTATATGATTTGA
- a CDS encoding polysaccharide deacetylase family protein: MRFKIGLRECAALGILAAAAFLFLYVRDYGEDKKAAVLTMSRKEILRSALDEKEDKGKVALTFDDGPHPYYTEQILDGLKQRGIRATFFVTGMNAEKYPKIIQRMYEEGHVIGNHTFYHTQLTKRNRKEFKEELIRTNEVISKITREDVIYVRPPYGSWDKNFETELNMFPVLWTVDPLDWCSTNVACITENVVKKVEENDIILMHDYYPSTVTAALNIVDELTEEGYSFVTVEEILFD; encoded by the coding sequence TTGCGCTTTAAAATTGGACTTCGGGAATGCGCAGCGCTGGGAATTCTGGCGGCGGCAGCGTTTCTGTTTTTATATGTCAGGGATTACGGAGAAGATAAAAAGGCGGCAGTCTTAACTATGTCCCGGAAGGAGATATTGAGATCGGCGCTGGATGAGAAAGAAGATAAGGGAAAGGTTGCGCTGACCTTTGACGACGGACCTCATCCGTATTATACGGAACAGATATTGGATGGGCTTAAGCAAAGAGGTATTAGGGCCACTTTTTTTGTGACTGGAATGAATGCGGAGAAATATCCTAAGATTATTCAGAGAATGTACGAGGAAGGGCATGTAATAGGAAATCATACGTTTTACCATACCCAGCTGACCAAACGAAACCGGAAGGAGTTTAAGGAGGAGCTGATACGTACCAACGAGGTCATCAGTAAGATTACACGAGAAGATGTGATTTATGTCCGCCCGCCCTACGGGAGCTGGGATAAGAATTTTGAAACAGAGCTTAATATGTTCCCGGTGCTTTGGACGGTAGACCCTCTTGACTGGTGTTCTACAAATGTGGCATGTATTACGGAGAATGTGGTGAAGAAGGTAGAGGAGAATGATATTATCCTGATGCACGACTATTATCCTTCTACCGTTACCGCGGCACTGAATATAGTAGATGAACTGACGGAGGAGGGTTATAGCTTTGTGACGGTGGAGGAGATCCTGTTTGATTAA
- the pgmB gene encoding beta-phosphoglucomutase → MNKKAVIFDLDGVICSTDKYHYIAWKAMADSIQVYFDENINHRLRGVSRMESLEIILERAKREFTEEEKIQLTEKKNQIYQKMLNQMSESDLSGEVWNTLKRLKESGILLAIGSSSKNTKLILERLGLKDFFDIVIDGNDISNSKPDPEVFLKAADSLGVPVEECLVVEDANAGIQAAYAGGFQTVGVQEAAGNEHTTFPVKHFDEIIKLIEA, encoded by the coding sequence ATGAATAAAAAAGCAGTGATTTTTGACTTGGATGGAGTGATCTGTTCCACGGACAAGTATCATTATATCGCATGGAAAGCTATGGCGGATTCAATACAGGTTTATTTTGACGAGAACATTAATCACAGACTTCGCGGAGTCTCAAGAATGGAAAGCCTGGAAATTATTTTAGAACGAGCAAAGAGGGAGTTTACGGAAGAAGAGAAAATACAGCTTACAGAAAAGAAAAATCAGATCTATCAGAAAATGTTAAATCAGATGTCAGAGTCAGATTTGTCCGGTGAGGTATGGAATACATTGAAGCGATTGAAGGAGAGTGGGATTTTGCTTGCAATCGGTTCCTCCAGTAAAAATACAAAATTAATTCTTGAACGTCTCGGCTTGAAAGATTTCTTTGATATAGTTATAGACGGTAACGATATTTCAAATTCAAAGCCTGATCCGGAAGTGTTTCTTAAGGCAGCAGACTCGTTAGGTGTGCCGGTGGAGGAATGTCTGGTGGTAGAAGATGCGAATGCCGGTATTCAGGCAGCGTATGCAGGGGGATTTCAGACGGTTGGCGTACAGGAAGCCGCCGGCAACGAACATACAACATTTCCGGTAAAACATTTTGATGAGATTATTAAGCTGATAGAAGCGTAG
- a CDS encoding Gfo/Idh/MocA family oxidoreductase: MNKVKVGVIGCGMISKVYMTNMTSVFSDYLDVVACADIKLEAAEALADAYGIQALSMDDVLLHPEIELIVNLTIPSAHYEVAKKALLAGKHVYTEKPLATEVKQGKELIALAKEKALVLACAPDTYLGAGFQTCKRLIDEGQIGKPIAAYGFMLGRGPESFHPNLAFFYQAGGGPLYDMGPYYFTTLAALFGPALEVYGTGKRISETRKVKSEASPLYNTDFPCDVNTFENIIVHYPNQVMANITTTWDVPFPYWESRLPQMIVYGDNGYIVIPDPNTYGGVASSPFTPEPGKVIYIKKGTEPEKEIAVDPGYLTNSRGIGPASIARAIRKGKRPDVSGELALNVLETMHGVEESSRTKKSYEMQTSFEPLEPFYLFEKE; this comes from the coding sequence ATGAATAAAGTAAAGGTTGGAGTAATTGGATGCGGTATGATCAGCAAAGTTTATATGACAAATATGACTTCTGTATTTTCCGATTATCTGGATGTAGTTGCCTGCGCAGATATAAAACTTGAAGCGGCAGAGGCGTTAGCGGATGCTTATGGAATACAGGCATTATCAATGGATGATGTTCTATTACACCCGGAGATCGAGCTGATTGTTAACCTTACGATTCCAAGCGCACATTATGAAGTGGCGAAAAAAGCATTGCTTGCGGGTAAACATGTATATACGGAAAAACCGCTTGCAACGGAAGTAAAACAGGGAAAAGAATTGATTGCACTTGCAAAAGAAAAAGCATTAGTGCTGGCTTGTGCACCGGATACTTATTTGGGGGCAGGCTTCCAGACTTGCAAGCGGTTGATAGATGAGGGGCAGATTGGGAAGCCGATTGCTGCTTACGGATTTATGCTTGGCAGAGGCCCGGAAAGCTTTCATCCGAATCTGGCGTTTTTTTATCAGGCCGGCGGCGGACCGCTCTATGATATGGGGCCATATTATTTTACAACGCTTGCAGCATTATTTGGCCCCGCTTTGGAAGTTTATGGAACCGGAAAAAGAATTAGTGAAACGCGTAAGGTAAAAAGTGAAGCCTCGCCTCTCTATAACACAGATTTTCCTTGTGATGTCAATACGTTTGAGAACATCATAGTCCATTATCCGAATCAGGTTATGGCAAATATTACTACAACCTGGGATGTCCCGTTTCCGTATTGGGAATCGAGATTGCCGCAGATGATCGTATATGGGGATAACGGGTATATAGTAATACCGGATCCAAATACTTATGGCGGAGTTGCATCCTCGCCGTTTACACCGGAGCCGGGAAAGGTGATTTATATAAAAAAAGGAACGGAGCCGGAAAAAGAAATTGCGGTGGATCCTGGATATTTGACGAATAGCCGCGGTATTGGCCCTGCATCTATTGCCAGAGCGATCCGCAAAGGGAAAAGACCGGATGTCAGCGGGGAATTGGCGCTGAATGTCCTTGAAACAATGCATGGCGTAGAAGAATCATCTAGAACGAAAAAGAGTTACGAAATGCAGACTTCATTTGAACCATTGGAGCCATTTTATTTATTTGAGAAAGAGTAA